The Synechococcus sp. RS9909 genomic interval GGCCACAACGGTCTGCGCAGCACCATTCAGCATCTGGGCACCGAGGCCTTTGCCCGACTCCGGATTGGCATCGGTGCTCCGGGACGCACGGCAGAGGAGCGTCGTGCCCGCACCGTGTCCCATGTGCTCGGTCGCTTCAGCCAAGCGGAGCAGCCGCTGCTGGATCAGGTGATCGAGGCGGTGGTGCAGGGTGTGGATCAGATCCAGCGCCAGGGATTGGAGCGCGCCGGCAACCATCTCAATGGTCTGCAGCTGGTAGACGAGGAAAGCGGCCCATGAGTGCCCTGCCGGTCACCACGGCCCATCTCCGGGTCCTGCGTCAGAGCTTTCAGCAGCAGCGCCTGGAGGGCGAGGTGCAGGCCGGGGGCTTTGCCTGGGAATTCTGCTGGTTGTTTGATCGCGGTGAACTGCATGTGGAGCCTTCGCTGGGGCGGGCCTTGATTGAGGATGCCCTGCTCCGCTTTCTCGTGAAGGCCGATTACCACCTGGAACCGGGAGGCGACTACACCTTCACGGTGCGTGCCCGTTTCTGAGCGGATCGGGCCAGTCGAGTCTGACGCCGAAGTGATCTTCGAGCATCACCAGTGCCGCGAAGGCATCGAGATCGAGCGGTGGCAGTCGCAGGCCTTCGGGGAGCAGCCGGCGCCAGCCCCGCGGTGGTCGCAGCGTCCAGTAGCGCGCGCGCGCTCGCAGGGTGGTGCCCCGTTCCTCCACCAGCTCCACGGGCAGCAGGGGGCGCAGGCGTTGTTCCCAGTCGGCACTGCCGGTGCCGTTGCCCAGCACCACGGTGCTGATCGGTTCTTCGTCGCTCCAGCGCTGGATCTGGTGGAGAACATCCTCCACCGGCAGCACCAGGCCCTCGATCACACGGTGGCGATTGAGCTCGCAGAGCACCAGGCCACATTTGCTGCGTCCCGGGTCGATCGCGAGCAGGCGTGTCATCAGGGGGTGGGGGCGCCAGCTGGTGTGTTGGAGGGGATGTCGCCGACGGCCCGCAGCTCCACAGCCACGGGATCGGCGGTGTCACTGCTGCGCAGGGTCACCACCTCCAGCTCGATGCGGGAGGGAGTTCGCTCCAGCAGCTGCTGTCCGAGGCTGTTGAGGCGGTTGGCGTCGAACTGGAGTCCCTGACTGAGGGACCCCCGCCGTTGGGCTTCAGCAAGGGCGGAGGCCAGGAGCAGATTCAAGCGGTTGCGCACCGCTTCGTTGCCAGTCTCGTTGCGTTCGATCGTGGTGCGCGCCAGCACATCGCCCGTGTTCACCACCTGGGTGTTCGGACGTACTTCAGGAATGGCATAGACCACGGTTTCGCCAAGTAGCACATTGGCGGCGGAGCGGATGTTCACCACCCAGGTGCCCGGTTGGCGAATCACCTGTTCGAGCCGTTCAATGTCGTTGCGTGGCACCAGCAGAATCTGCCGATCGGCCTTCTCACCCGGCAACACCCGCTGGTAGGCCTGCAGGTTGGCCTCACGCAGCATCTGGTCGATCACCTGCTTGGCTTGCCCTGGATTGTCGAGCCGCAGGGTCGCTGTGGCCAGGGGTTCGCCGCTGCTGAGCACCACGCTGCCTCGCCGCAGGGCCAACACGTTTTTCTCCAGTTGGCGCAGTTCCGCCTCGCCGCTGCGAATGCGATCGCGCACCTGGGCCAGCTCGGCTTCCGTGCGTCGGATCTCGGCATCGCGCGCTTTCACGTCGCGGCTGAGTCGAGCCCGTTCCGCCTCCAGCTGCTGGCGTTGTTGCTGCAGCGGCACCAGCGCCTGGCGGAGGGTTTCGGCCTTGGCTTTGGCATCGGCCAGATCCTTGCTGGCACGCGAGCGTTCGGCCTGGGCCTGAAGCAGTTCACGGCTCGCTTTCTTCTGGGCCTGCCGACTCGCCTTCAGGGCCTTGCGGCTGTCGTTGAGCTTGGTCTGCAGGGCGTTCAGTTCAAACAGCCCCACCCGCAGCTGCCGACTCACCAGCAGCAGCAGGCCGAGCGACAGCGCTGAAATCAGGCTGCCCGTGAGCACGGTGATCACCACGGCGGTGCGGCGCGGCCGCAATCCCATCAGGCTCAACCGGGCCTTGCCCACCTTGGAGCCGAGCCGATCGCCCAGGGTGGCGAGCACGCCACCGAGCACGAGCAGGATCAGGATCAACAGCCAGCCGGTCACGAATCCAAGGGCGGTGAAGGGGGACGACGGGCCGACCGGAGCCCATTGTCCCCCGCGGATGGCTCAGCTGAAACGTTTGGCGAGGGCGATCGGATCGAGCACGGTGATCTTCTTTCGGTCGATTTCCACCAGCCCCGCATTGCGCAGATCCCCGAGCAGTCGGGTGATGGTGACGCGGGTGGATCCGATCGCTTCAGCGATTGATTGATGCGAGAGCCGCAGGTCGATGGTGATGCCCTGGGTGCCGGGGATGCCGAAATCGCGGCAGAGCACGAGCAGAAAACTCACCAGTCGCGACGACATGTCGCGGTGGGTGAGCGTTTCGATCATCGTTTCGGTTTGCAGGATGCGGCTTGAGAGCCCTTGCAGCAGCAACAGGCCTACGCCGGTATCGGCTTCGATCGCCTGGCGCACGGAAGCGGCAGGCGCCGTGACCATCTCGACCCGGGTGAAGGCCACAGCGTGATAGAAGCGATCGGAGCGATGGCCGGTGAGCAGCGACAGCACCCCGAAGAGGCTGTTTTCCCGCAGCAGCGCCACGGTGATCTCCTCCCCCGATTCGTAGACCCGGGACAGCCTGACGGCGCCACGCCGGATCAGGTACACCCGCTCGGCGGGATCACCGGGGAAAAAGATGGTTTTACCCCGTTCCACCAGCTCGGTGCTGGCACCCTCCAGATCGCGGATCACTTCCAGGAGGGTGGGGGTATGGGCCGTGGCCGTGTTGGCCAGGGTGGTGCCGCCGCCGCTGGAAGCTGGAGCGGGCTGGGGTGAGTAACGGCTGAAGCCGCGGGTGGCTCCGACCATGGCGGCACTGCAGGTGGCTGGACGCTACGGATGGCCCTGGCTCCACCTTGTAGCAATCCACACGAAATCCGGCGTTGCTCAGGGGCGCGACTCCGGTGCCAGGGCCCGCTGCTGCGCCGCCATCAGGGCCGTCAGGCCTGGTTCGGCCAGGTCGAGCAGCCGCGTCAGTTCGCTGCGGCTGAAGGGGGCACCTTCAGCGGTGCCCTGCAGTTCCAGCAGGCGGCCGCTGCCATCCATCACCACATTCAGATCCACATCGGCCTGGCTGTCTTCGCTGTAGTTGAGGTCGAGCAGCGCCTCTCCGCCGATCAGCCCCACCGAGACGGCGGCCACCTGGTCGCGCACGGGGTTGTGGCTGAGGTCGCCTCGCTTCACCAGGCGCTCGCAGGCCCGTTGCAGCGCCACCCAGGCGCCGGTGATTGCGGCGGTGCGGGTGCCGGCATCGGCCTGGATCACATCGCAGTCGACCAGCAGGGTGTTCTCCCCCAGGGCCTCCATGTCGAGGCAAGCCCTGAGGCTGCGGCCGATCAGGCGTTGGATCTCCTGGGTGCGGCCGGAGAGTTTCAGCAGTTCCCGCTTCTGCCGCTCGGGCGTTGACCCGGGCAGCAGGCGGTACTCGGCACTGAGCCAGCCCTTGCCGCTGCCCATGCGCCAGCGGGGCACGCCGGCCTCGTGGCCAATGCTGCAGAGCACGGCCGTGCGCCCGCTGCGCACCAGCACGGAGCTGAGGGCAAAGCCCATCGGATCCCACTCGATCGCGACAGGCCTCAGTTCGCTGGGCGAGCGGCCATCGACTCGTGTGGAGACCTGGTTGGACATCGAGGCGCGGCGGCATGCAGCTGAGCCTGACAGCTCGACCGTTGTCCCAGGCGCACACCATGACCAGGGGCGCACACCATGGATGGTGTCAGTCGGCTTGTGTGCCGCGCTTCCGGCGCTAGATTCGAACCCTGCAGGCCGGGTGCGGCCGTGTGAACGCCATGACCGCCAGCCTCAGTTCGAGCCATCGCCCCCTGGACCCGCGCAGCGCCGAGCGCCGGGCCCTTGAGCGTGCTGGTCTGCGGCCGTTGCCCCCTGTGCCGCCGCGGCCACCCCTGCATCTGGTGGCACCGGAGGGTCAGTTGCAGGTGCATACGGCTCCCTATCGTGGCAGTTTTTCCACAGTGTTCAGCCAGGCGCTGCGCGCCGCCGGTCTTGGCAGCCGGGTGATGGTGGTGCAGTTCCTCAAAGGGGGCGTCGACCAGGGGCCAGAGCGTCGCCTCAGCCTCTGCGGACGGCTGGATTGGTTGCGTCCAGCCGTGCCTGGTTGTCTGGGTGAGCCGGCTGAGGGGCAGCCGCCTGCGGTGAACGATGCGGTGGAAGCGCTCTGGCAGGTGTGTCGCGACAGCCTGCTGGCGGGCGAGTTGGATCAGCTCGTGCTTGATGAGCTGGGTCTGGCGATTGCGCTCGGCTACCTGAACGAGGAGGATGTGCAGGCTGCGCTGCAGCGCCGTCCGGGTTCGGTGGATGTGATTGTCACCGGCCCGGCAATCCCCGAGTTTCTGATGGGGCTGGCTGATCAGGTCACGGAACTGCGCCGAGGCTTCTGATGCTCAAGAACGATCGCTGGATCACCGAACAGGCGCAGGCCGGCATGCTGGAGCCTTTCCAGGCGGGGCTGGTCCGTCATCTGGAGCCGGATCAGCAGCAGCGCCCGGTGCTCAGCTTCGGATGCTCGTCGTATGGCTACGACCTGCGCCTGTCGCCGCAGGAATTCCTGATCTTCAAGCACGTGCCGGGCACGGTGATGAACCCGAAGCGGTTCAATCCCGCCAACCTGGAGCCCACGGAGCTCCATCACGATGCCGATGGCGATTACTTCATCCTTCCGGCCCACTCCTATGGCTTGGGTGTGGCCCTGGAAAAGATGAAGGTGCCCGCGAACATCACGGTGATTTGCCTCGGCAAAAGCACCTATGCCCGCCTGGGCATCATCGTCAATACCACGCCAGCGGAAGCGAGCTGGGAAGGACACCTCACTCTGGAATTCAGCAACAGCTCCGGTGCTGACTGCCGTATTTATGCCAATGAAGGTATCTGTCAGCTGCTCTTCTTCGAGGGGGATCCCTGCGACACCACCTACAGCGACCGCCAAGGCAAATACCAGCATCAACCGGAACGGGTGACGCTGGCAAAGGTGTGATCTAAGGCGCCAGCTTTGCCTTATGCAAGCGGCTCTTTTCGTACCAAGTGGCGAATTCCGGTGCCCACTGCTGCAGGTGGGGCCAGAGCAGATCGCAGAGTTCGCGAATCTCTTGCTGAGCATCGAGTTTGGCGCGTAGATCCATGAAGTGCAGAAAGGCCCGCAAGCTGAAGCTCACCACGAAGTGCTGGCGGTAATCGAAGGGCAGGATGCCGCGGGCATGTTCTTCAGCGAAGCCGGCGGCGAGCAGGTCGCGATAGCGCGCCGCCGCCGCGCGGCAGAGGGCGAGATCCTTGCTGCGCTCTGCGGCGGTGTAGGCATACTTCTTGCCCTGGCGGTCGCTGTACTGGCCCTCTGGGCGCAGGTAGAACACCTCCTCGAGATCGATGTCGCCGTTCGCGGCCCGGCAGATTCTCTCGCCGGTGTAGCGCATCGATTGCACATCAAAGCTCACGCCCACCCGATGGGTGCGGGCCTGCTGCATCACCGAATGGGGAAACCAGCCCACGTTGAGCACGATCTGGGCATGCTCCAGCGGACCGTAATGGCCACGCTCACCCGCCAGGAGCCGTTTCACGCAGATTTCACCGGCCCGGGTTTCATCCGGCCAGTTGTCGCGATCAGCGGCCACGAAGCCCTCGCTGTAGTCCTGATGCATGCCGGCATACACGCACTGCTGCGGGTTGGGGGTGGCAGCAATCAGATCGACGCGGAAGCGGGAATCCATGGGTGTTCTGGGCGTGATGGCATTCAGCCGTGGCTGCGCGGACCGACGCCGGAGGGCGCCGGTGTGGCCACAGTCGCAGGCGTCAGTGGGGTGGTGTCGCCGACACCGGCCAGCTGTGGCAGCGGGCTGTTGTCGATCAGGGCCTCACTCAAGGCTTCCAGTTCCGTCTGGGAGCGGCGGCCGAGCGAACGGCCGCGCGGCTGGCCTTCCGCATCAAAGAGGTTGAGCTGGGGAATCCCGTTCACGTCGTAGCGATCGATCAGGTCCTGCCAGCGGGGGTTGTCGACGTTCACCAGCACCACATTGAGCTGGTCGCGATACCGCTGCTCATTGGCGAGCATCGCCGGTGCCATCTCCCGGCACACCTCGCACCAGTCGGCATAGAACTCCAGCAGGGTCGGTCGACCGCTCGTCAGGGCCTGCTCCGGCAGCAGCGATCGGCGCGCCAGCTGGTCCAAGGGACTTTCCGCCGTCAGGCCTCCGCGCAGAAGAAATAACAGCCCCGCCAGCACCAGGGCACAGGCCAGCAGCAGCACTTTCTGCACGGTGCTGAGGCTGGTGGGGGCAGCGCTGCCACTCATGCCGGACGATCGCGATCGCGGCGACACTCTGGCAGGCCCATGCCGCCAGCGCCCGGTCGGCTCCCCCGCTACTTTGGGCACGGCTTTCAGGGCTCTGCCGGCATCGCGCATTGATGGCTCTGCTGCGTTTCCTCGTCTTGCCCTTCCGCGCCCCGCTCGTGCTGGTGCTGTTTGTGGTGGCGGTTCTGCTCGGTCATCACTGGACGATCTTTCAGCAGGAACTGATGCAATCCCGCGGCATCGACCCCCAAATCTTCTGGACTGTGGAGGTGGTGCAGGCTCTGCTGGTGGTGGTGATCTGCACCATGCCCGACCTGCTGCTGCGCCAGATCTCGATGCTGATGGCCTCCAGTCGGGTGATCAGCCTCGTGGTGACGTTGCTGCTGGTGATCACCGGTGGCTTGTATGTGCTGCAGCTCAGCCTTCTCTCGGACGTGTTGATCCTTTCCTCGGCCGTGCTGCTGGCCCGGCTCGATCTCACCCGCATCAAGGTGGTGCCGCCTCCCTTCGTGGCGGCCAGCTGGCTGGCGTTGATCGTGCTCGGTGGGATCTGGCTGGGGCATGCCCTCCCCAATCCGTTTGACGCCGCCGCCCTGGGACGTTGGCTCACTTGAGCGGCGGACACACCAGCCCCTGAGGATTTAGATAGGCCCAGAGATTGCCCAACACCTTTTTGGTGTAGAGGCGGGTTTCCGGATAGGGAATGCGCTCCACCCAGAGTTCGGGGTCGCTCTGCAGCTCGGGCGATTGCCACGACCCAGCGGCACCGGGGCCGGCGTTGTAACTGGCGATCGCCAGCCAGGGGTTGCCGTTCCACTGCCGCAGCAGCCATGCCAGGTAGCGGCTGCCAAGGCGTGCATTGAGCTCCGGTTGCTCGAGGTCGTCGCGGTTGAGGGTGCGGCCAGCCACTTCATTTGCCGTCGCCGGCATCAGTTGCATCAGCCCCACGGCGCCCACCGGTGAAGCCACTGCCGCTGAGAAGCGCGATTCCTGTTTGGCGATCGCCAGGGGGAGCTCGCTGCGAATGCCGGCAGCCTCGCTGGCCTCCGCAAAACTGGCTTCATACCGCCTCGGGTGCTGACTGCGATGCAGGCGCTCGCGCGTCGGGCAGTCGTCATCCACCAGCCGCAGGCTTGAACGCCAAAGACGGTCCAGGCCGTTCCAGCTGTCACCACGGGCCAGCCGCAGCTGGCCCTCCACCAGGCCTTCGGCAGGGGCCTCGGCTTCAGGGTGCCGGCTCCGCCAGGTCTCCCAGGCGGCTTTGGTCAATCCCAGCCGCCACAGGGTGTCAACCTCCGCATCGCCACTGTTCAGGGGGTCCCAGCCGGACGCTTCGGGCTGGGGAGCAGTGCTGGCCTCGGGAAAAGGTTGCAGCAGCGATGGCAGCCGGGTGCCCTTGAGGCGGCTGGCGGCTCGCCAGGTGTAATAGCCGGGAGGGTGCTCCTTGATCAGGCGTTGCCAGATCGCCTCGGCCTCCGAGCGCTGGTCTTGTTTGGCGTTTGCCAGTCCCAGCCAGAATTGCTGGCGTGCCGCCAGGGGCTCGGGCAGGTTGGAGGCTGGAATGGCGCCGAGCCAGTGCGCCGCCGCTCGCCACTGCCCCTTGAGCAGGGCCTCCCGGGCCAGGTCCCATTGCAGTTGCCAGCTGGCCGGGGCTGCGGGCCAGCGTTGCAGCACGGCCTCGGCATCCTGACGTTGCCCCAGGCGCACCTCCGCGGCCGCCACATCAGCGGAGCGGTTGCGGACGGGTTGGGGGATGGCGGCCAGCAGGGCCGGATCAGGCTTGAGGGGGGCGCTGATCTGTGCGGCCGCCTCGAGGGCCAGGGTCTCCCCCTTACCTCCAGCGGTGGCTTCTGGCCGTTGGGTGAGCTGCAACAGCAGCGCCTGCCCCTGGGCGCGTTGGCCAGCGTGGCCATTGAGCAGGGCTGTGCCGATCGCCAGCATCGTGGCGGGTTCTGGCGTTGCCCCCTGCAAACACCGGAGAGCAGCGGCGCCATCGCCCCGTGCCGCCAGGGCTCTGGCGAGGATGTTGCGGCCTGCGGCGGAGGGTGCGGGCCCGGCTTCGCGATCACAGGCTGCCCGGATCAGAGGGCCTGCCCCCGGATGGTTCGGGCCCCAGCGGGCGAGGTGGAGCCCATCGCCATCGCGCACGGCGCTGTCGAGAGCGGCGGGGTGGGCCGGCTGCTGCTGCCGCAGTTGTTGCTGCAGGTCTGGGTCGCCGGCGCTCAGGTGATACCGGGCATCGGCGCTGGCGGCGCTGCCCGGAAAGCGGCGCAGCAGATCGCGCCAGTGGGCGGCGGCCTTCTGCCGTTGTCCGAGTGCAGCGGCCGTGTCCGCCTGACGTTGCACGCTCACGGCGGCCAGGTCGCTGCGGCCCCAGCCCTGCCCCGCCAGCAGTCGCTGCCTGGTCGCGGCGTCGTCTGTCCTGTGGCTCAGGGAGAGGGCGGCCTCGCGGCGCTGCTCAGGGTCGGTGGACCAGCGGTAGTGCCGCCAGAGGGTTCCTGGGCTTGTGGAGGGGTTGATCTGGGTTTGGCGCTGCCGCAGCAGGGGCTGGCCCACGACGATCAGCGCCAGGCTGGCGATGGCGGTGCCGCCGATCAGGATCAGACCACGCATCGGAGAGCACGCATCGGGCAGGCCGGAGCCTCTGACAGCTGGCATTCTGGGCGCAGTCGGCAGCAGATGGTGATGGCGAGCGAGCCGCGCTGGCAGCGTCCGGGGCAGTCGCAACGGCGTCGCTGCGGCCTGGCCTGGTTGCTGTTGCTTCTTGTGTGGGGAGGTCGCTGGCTGTGGCCGCTGTTGTGGATCCCGGGCTGGCTGGTGTTGGTGGTGGCCCTCTGGGCCCTGCTGGAGTTGGTGCTGCTGTTGTTGGCACCGCGGCGCTGGCGCTGAGACAGGGCCGCATCGCCCGCGGCCCGTAACCTTGGTTGCCTTCCAACGCCCCCATGGTCGAGACCGCCATTCCGCCCCTGGGATTGCCCCACGCGCCGGCGCAGGCCAGCTTCGGCACCGATGGCCTGCGCGGCCGGGTGGGCACCACGATCACGCCGGCTCTGGCGCTGCAGGTGGGCTACTGGTGCGGCCGGGTGCTGCCCAAGGCGGGCCCGGTGCTGATCGGCATGGATTCGCGCAGCAGCGGCGCCATGATCGTGGCGGCGTTGACCGCAGGGCTCACCGCTGCAGGGCGGGAGGTGTGGACGCTCGGGCTCTGCGCCACTCCGGCGGTGCCAGGGCTGATCCGTCGCACTGGCGCCGCCGGTGGCTTGATGGTATCGGCGAGCCACAACCCGCCCCACGACAACGGCATCAAGGTGTTCGGGGCCGATGGCAGCAAGTTGCGCAGTGAGCTGCAGCAGGCGATCGAGGCCGGGCTCCATGGAGAAACAGGCGTGGGTGCCATCGGTGAGGGATCCCAGGGCTGTGGCCCCGCCCATCACCGCCCCGACCTGCTGATCCATTACCGCGATGCTCTGCTGGCGAGCGTGCCCGATCAGCGGCTGGATGGGGTGCCGATCGTGCTCGACCTCTGCTGGGGATCGGCGACCGCCTGCGGCGCCAACGTGTTTACCAGCCTCGGGGCTGATCTCACCGTCTTGCATGGCGAGCCCGATGGTGCCCGCATCAATGTGAACTGCGGCTCCACCCACCTGGAGCCCCTGCGCCATGCCGTGCTGGAGCGGGGTGCTGCGATGGGGTTCGCTTTTGACGGCGACGCCGATCGAATGCTCGCGGTGGATGGTCGCGGTCGGGTCGTGGATGGCGACCACGTGCTCTATCTCTGGGGATCGGCGCTGCAGGAGGCTCGGGCCCTGCCCGAGCAGCGGCTGGTGGCCACGGTGATGTCAAACCTGGGATTTGAGCGGGCCTGGCAGGCGCGCGGTGGCGTGCTGGAGCGCACGCCCGTGGGCGATCAGCACGTGCATGCCGCCATGGTCAGCAGTGGGGCCGGCCTCGGGGGTGAGCAGTCGGGACACATCCTCTCGGCGGCCCATGGACTGTCGGGCGATGGCGTGCTCACCGCCCTGCAGCTCGCCACCCTGTGCCAGGAGCGCCAGCTCAGCCTCGCCGACTGGCGCGATCGGAGTTTTCAGGCCTATCCGCAGAAGCTGGTGAATGTGCGCGTGCCCGATCGGGCCCGGCGTCAAGGCTGGGCGGCGTGCGCTCCGCTGGCTGATCTGGTGCAGCAGGCGGAAGCGACCATGGCCGACAACGGCCGGGTGCTCGTGCGGTCCAGCGGCACCGAACCGCTGCTGCGGGTGATGGTGGAGGCCTCGGAGCTGGCGATGGTGGAGCACTGGACCAGCCGCCTGGCCCAGTGCGCCGATCAGCACCTCAACGCGGCCTGAGCAGGCGCTCCGCCAGGGTGAGGGCGCCGGCGCAGGCGTCGGCTTGACCCGCTTGCCAGTGCCAGTGGCGCAAGCGAGCCTGG includes:
- the thyX gene encoding FAD-dependent thymidylate synthase, with amino-acid sequence MDSRFRVDLIAATPNPQQCVYAGMHQDYSEGFVAADRDNWPDETRAGEICVKRLLAGERGHYGPLEHAQIVLNVGWFPHSVMQQARTHRVGVSFDVQSMRYTGERICRAANGDIDLEEVFYLRPEGQYSDRQGKKYAYTAAERSKDLALCRAAAARYRDLLAAGFAEEHARGILPFDYRQHFVVSFSLRAFLHFMDLRAKLDAQQEIRELCDLLWPHLQQWAPEFATWYEKSRLHKAKLAP
- a CDS encoding DUF3084 domain-containing protein → MTGWLLILILLVLGGVLATLGDRLGSKVGKARLSLMGLRPRRTAVVITVLTGSLISALSLGLLLLVSRQLRVGLFELNALQTKLNDSRKALKASRQAQKKASRELLQAQAERSRASKDLADAKAKAETLRQALVPLQQQRQQLEAERARLSRDVKARDAEIRRTEAELAQVRDRIRSGEAELRQLEKNVLALRRGSVVLSSGEPLATATLRLDNPGQAKQVIDQMLREANLQAYQRVLPGEKADRQILLVPRNDIERLEQVIRQPGTWVVNIRSAANVLLGETVVYAIPEVRPNTQVVNTGDVLARTTIERNETGNEAVRNRLNLLLASALAEAQRRGSLSQGLQFDANRLNSLGQQLLERTPSRIELEVVTLRSSDTADPVAVELRAVGDIPSNTPAGAPTP
- the glmM gene encoding phosphoglucosamine mutase, with the translated sequence MVETAIPPLGLPHAPAQASFGTDGLRGRVGTTITPALALQVGYWCGRVLPKAGPVLIGMDSRSSGAMIVAALTAGLTAAGREVWTLGLCATPAVPGLIRRTGAAGGLMVSASHNPPHDNGIKVFGADGSKLRSELQQAIEAGLHGETGVGAIGEGSQGCGPAHHRPDLLIHYRDALLASVPDQRLDGVPIVLDLCWGSATACGANVFTSLGADLTVLHGEPDGARINVNCGSTHLEPLRHAVLERGAAMGFAFDGDADRMLAVDGRGRVVDGDHVLYLWGSALQEARALPEQRLVATVMSNLGFERAWQARGGVLERTPVGDQHVHAAMVSSGAGLGGEQSGHILSAAHGLSGDGVLTALQLATLCQERQLSLADWRDRSFQAYPQKLVNVRVPDRARRQGWAACAPLADLVQQAEATMADNGRVLVRSSGTEPLLRVMVEASELAMVEHWTSRLAQCADQHLNAA
- a CDS encoding cob(I)yrinic acid a,c-diamide adenosyltransferase, yielding MTASLSSSHRPLDPRSAERRALERAGLRPLPPVPPRPPLHLVAPEGQLQVHTAPYRGSFSTVFSQALRAAGLGSRVMVVQFLKGGVDQGPERRLSLCGRLDWLRPAVPGCLGEPAEGQPPAVNDAVEALWQVCRDSLLAGELDQLVLDELGLAIALGYLNEEDVQAALQRRPGSVDVIVTGPAIPEFLMGLADQVTELRRGF
- the rph gene encoding ribonuclease PH; protein product: MSNQVSTRVDGRSPSELRPVAIEWDPMGFALSSVLVRSGRTAVLCSIGHEAGVPRWRMGSGKGWLSAEYRLLPGSTPERQKRELLKLSGRTQEIQRLIGRSLRACLDMEALGENTLLVDCDVIQADAGTRTAAITGAWVALQRACERLVKRGDLSHNPVRDQVAAVSVGLIGGEALLDLNYSEDSQADVDLNVVMDGSGRLLELQGTAEGAPFSRSELTRLLDLAEPGLTALMAAQQRALAPESRP
- a CDS encoding transglycosylase SLT domain-containing protein is translated as MRGLILIGGTAIASLALIVVGQPLLRQRQTQINPSTSPGTLWRHYRWSTDPEQRREAALSLSHRTDDAATRQRLLAGQGWGRSDLAAVSVQRQADTAAALGQRQKAAAHWRDLLRRFPGSAASADARYHLSAGDPDLQQQLRQQQPAHPAALDSAVRDGDGLHLARWGPNHPGAGPLIRAACDREAGPAPSAAGRNILARALAARGDGAAALRCLQGATPEPATMLAIGTALLNGHAGQRAQGQALLLQLTQRPEATAGGKGETLALEAAAQISAPLKPDPALLAAIPQPVRNRSADVAAAEVRLGQRQDAEAVLQRWPAAPASWQLQWDLAREALLKGQWRAAAHWLGAIPASNLPEPLAARQQFWLGLANAKQDQRSEAEAIWQRLIKEHPPGYYTWRAASRLKGTRLPSLLQPFPEASTAPQPEASGWDPLNSGDAEVDTLWRLGLTKAAWETWRSRHPEAEAPAEGLVEGQLRLARGDSWNGLDRLWRSSLRLVDDDCPTRERLHRSQHPRRYEASFAEASEAAGIRSELPLAIAKQESRFSAAVASPVGAVGLMQLMPATANEVAGRTLNRDDLEQPELNARLGSRYLAWLLRQWNGNPWLAIASYNAGPGAAGSWQSPELQSDPELWVERIPYPETRLYTKKVLGNLWAYLNPQGLVCPPLK
- a CDS encoding thioredoxin domain-containing protein yields the protein MSGSAAPTSLSTVQKVLLLACALVLAGLLFLLRGGLTAESPLDQLARRSLLPEQALTSGRPTLLEFYADWCEVCREMAPAMLANEQRYRDQLNVVLVNVDNPRWQDLIDRYDVNGIPQLNLFDAEGQPRGRSLGRRSQTELEALSEALIDNSPLPQLAGVGDTTPLTPATVATPAPSGVGPRSHG
- a CDS encoding DUF3146 family protein codes for the protein MSALPVTTAHLRVLRQSFQQQRLEGEVQAGGFAWEFCWLFDRGELHVEPSLGRALIEDALLRFLVKADYHLEPGGDYTFTVRARF
- the dcd gene encoding dCTP deaminase — its product is MLKNDRWITEQAQAGMLEPFQAGLVRHLEPDQQQRPVLSFGCSSYGYDLRLSPQEFLIFKHVPGTVMNPKRFNPANLEPTELHHDADGDYFILPAHSYGLGVALEKMKVPANITVICLGKSTYARLGIIVNTTPAEASWEGHLTLEFSNSSGADCRIYANEGICQLLFFEGDPCDTTYSDRQGKYQHQPERVTLAKV
- the ntcA gene encoding global nitrogen regulator NtcA codes for the protein MVGATRGFSRYSPQPAPASSGGGTTLANTATAHTPTLLEVIRDLEGASTELVERGKTIFFPGDPAERVYLIRRGAVRLSRVYESGEEITVALLRENSLFGVLSLLTGHRSDRFYHAVAFTRVEMVTAPAASVRQAIEADTGVGLLLLQGLSSRILQTETMIETLTHRDMSSRLVSFLLVLCRDFGIPGTQGITIDLRLSHQSIAEAIGSTRVTITRLLGDLRNAGLVEIDRKKITVLDPIALAKRFS